The proteins below come from a single Miscanthus floridulus cultivar M001 chromosome 1, ASM1932011v1, whole genome shotgun sequence genomic window:
- the LOC136471760 gene encoding uncharacterized protein encodes MGRRLPAAALCRGRAATRVRRKRVQRATYSSPSSKLPAAALPSSSGGKKAGSAAAAAGGAGGGCYVNGNGALMVQVGSSNKDDGGGRRVMVLADGRAEAAGALQWALSQAVRSNDTVVLLAVAKPPVARDAASDSCVKMLGTQSQQHLAALRTVCESTRPEVKVETCAVEAEERAPAVVDAARRHGASLLVLGQRPRRHAVARWLQQVLWRRRRSRGSSSAAGGGGSMVEYCIEQAPCVALAVRRRSSGGYLVSSKHHRDFWLLA; translated from the exons ATGGGCAGGAGGCTGCCGGCGGCGGCGTTGTGCCGTGGCCGGGCGGCGACGCGGGTGAGGAGGAAGCGGGTGCAGCGGGCGACCTACTCCTCGCCCTCCTCCAAGCTCCCCGCCGCGGCACTGCCCAGCAGCAGCGGTGGCAAGAAGGCCggcagcgcagcagcagcagccggaggaGCAGGGGGAGGGTGCTACGTCAATGGCAACGGCGCGCTGATGGTGCAAGTGGGCAGCAGCAacaaggacgacggcggcgggcggcgggtcATGGTGCTGGCCGACGGCCGCGCCGAGGCCGCCGGCGCGCTCCAGTGGGCGCTGTCGCAGGCCGTCCGCAGCAACGACACCGTCGTCCTCCTCGCCGTCGCCAAACCGCCGGTCGCCCGAGACG CCGCCAGTGATTCTTGTGTCAAGATGCTGGGGACCCAGAGCCAGCAACACCTCGCCGCCTTGAGGACCGTCTGTGAATCAACAAGGCCAGAG GTGAAGGTGGAGACGTGCGCCGTGGAGGCGGAGGAGCGCGCGCCGGCGGTGGTGGACGCGGCCAGGCGGCACGGCGCGTCGCTGCTCGTGCTGGGCCAGCGCCCGCGGCGGCACGCGGTGGCGCGGTGGCTGCAGCAGGTGCTGTGGCGGCGCCGGCGCAGCAGAggatcctcctccgccgccggcggcggcggcagcatggTGGAATACTGCATCGAGCAGGCGCCGTGCGTGGCGCTGGCCGTGCGCCGGAGGAGCTCCGGCGGCTACCTCGTCTCCAGCAAGCACCACAGGGACTTCTGGCTCCTCGCCTAG
- the LOC136471771 gene encoding uncharacterized protein isoform X2, whose product MAAAAGAGAGEKKKSKGKKKGKNGPAKVAMKARGAAAEERSNPFEAIWSRRKFDVLGKKRKGEERRVSRSRSEAIRKRENTLLKEFVESGKSSVFHDRRIGERDDTLPEFDKAILRQQRERLAKLKRESKYNLSDADEDEANVHNMISEKDDFDEEVPLDDGSDDEGKMVLSKKCLSLQSDDHPSVTDLPQETHGQKSKKEVMTEIISKSKFYKAQRAKEREEDEHLVEKLDNDFASLAQTQALLSLTESAKVKVNKNDSSAGLTGKEIFNKAKPDTYEKLVKEMVMDQRARPSDRTKTPEEIAQEEKERLEKLEEERQKRMLGTADSSDEDDDNEDDKHMKLGNSKPISGDDLGDSFSVYESIGKKKGWVDEIYERECRKIGDDAAASDDGESDDENAGDDGADDEEDSEEDSSDNDFGNMSARDWEQSDDDEVDVGDDEMEDFKEKEQEINGKVVDKDAHNLKGESNVKPRVKDGSIPFVIDAPNDLKDLSSLLDGRSEAEIIEIISRIRTCNSIRLAAENRRKMQVFYGVLLQYFAILATESPVKFRIIDTLVKPLIEMSGETPYFAAICARERLIHTRTRLCEDIKVPGKSSWPNLKTLLLLRLWSLIFPCSDFRHVVATPLLLLMCEYLMRCPIQSGRDVAVGSFLCSMVLVVTKESKKFCPEAIGFLQSLLVTSLKGKVGTHLHNQFNDQFMELKTSKPWLSIHDQVHEVNPVNVLEIVGMDPDAPYFSSDNFKAGVLLSVAECLRGFVIIHEGLCSFPEIFLPISSLLQEILDRSELPGTLQDIFHEIIDLVKKRSDEHHASREPLRMRKKKPEPIKQLNPKFEENYIKGLDYDPDRERAQMKKMRKRVKSEMKGAKRELQKDNYFLAAVKEKERRKRDEERAEMYGKAMAFLQEQESAFKSGQLGKGKGRKRRR is encoded by the exons atggcggcggcggcgggggcgggggctggcgagaagaagaagagcaaaggaaagaagaaggGCAAGAACGGCCCGGCCAAGGTGGCCATGAAGGCTCGtggcgcggcggcggaggagcggAGCAACCCGTTCGAGGCCATCTGGTCGCGCCGCAAGTTCGACGTGCTCGGCAAGAAGCGCAAGGGCGAGGAGCGACGCGTATCGCGCTCCCGCTCCGAGGCCATCCGCAAG AGGGAGAACACGCTGCTCAAGGAGTTCGTGGAGAGCGGAAAGTCGTCCGTGTTCCACGACCGGCGTATCGGCGAGAGGGACGACACTCTGCCCGAGTTCGACAAGGCCATCCTTCGCCAGCAACGCGAGCGCTTG GCCAAGTTGAAACGAGAAAGCAAGTACAATCTATCTGATGCCGATGAAGACGAAGCCAATGTTCATAACATGATCTCGGAAAAGGATGATTTTGATGAGGAGGTGCCTCTCGATGATGGGAGCGATGATGAAG GTAAAATGGTCCTCTCAAAGAAGTGCTTATCTCTCCAAAGTGACGACCATCCTTCAGTGACTGATCTGCCACAAGAAACACAT GGGCAGAAGAGCAAGAAGGAAGTTATGACGGAGATCATTTCAAAGAGTAAATTTTATAAG GCCCAAAGAGCCAAGGAGAGGGAAGAGGATGAACATCTTGTGGAAAAGTTAGACAATGATTTTGCATCATTGGCCCAGACACAGGCATTATTGTCCTTAACTGAGTCAGCTAAGGTCAAGGTGAACAAAAATGATTCAAGTGCTGGCTTGACGGGGAAGGAGATTTTTAACAAG GCAAAGCCAGATACATATGAAAAACTGGTGAAAGAAATGGTGATGGATCAACGTGCTCGGCCTTCTGATAGAACTAAAACCCCAGAGGAAATAGCACAAGAAGAGAAAGAACGTCTTGAGAAGTTGGAG GAGGAGCGCCAAAAAAGAATGCTTGGAACTGCTGATTCatctgatgaggatgatgacaacGAGGACGATAAGCACATGAAGCTAGGTAACTCAAAACCTATATCTGGAGATGATCTTGGTGATTCCTTCTCTGTGTATGAGTCAATAGGAAAGAAAAAGGGCTGGGTTGATGAAATTTAtgaaagggaatgtagaaagattgGTGATGATGCAGCAGCATCTGATGATGGAGAAAGCGATGATGAAAATGCTGGTGATGATGGggctgatgatgaagaagattctGAAGAGGACTCCAGTGACAATGACTTTGGTAATATGTCTGCTAGAGATTGGGagcaaagtgatgatgatgaggttgaTGTAGGAGATGATGAAATGGAGGATTTCAAAGAGAAGGAGCAAGAGATCAATGGCAAAGTGGTGGACAAGGATGCACACAATTTGAAAGGAGAATCTAATGTGAAACCACGAGTCAAGGATGGCAGTATTCCTTTTGTTATTGATGCACCAAATGACCTGAAAGATCTATCCTCTTTGCTAGATGGTCGTTCAGAAGCCGAAATAATTGAGATTATTAGTCGAATACGTACTTGCAATTCAATAAGGCTTGCAGCTGAAAACCGAAGGAAAATGCAA GTTTTCTATGGTGTTCTTCTGCAGTACTTTGCAATTTTAGCTACCGAAAGTCCAGTGAAGTTCAGAATAATTGACACACTTGTTAAGCCTTTAATTGAGATGAGTGGAGAAACTCCATATTTTGCTGCCATCTGTGCAAGAGAGCGACTTATTCATACACGTACGCGTCTATGCGAAGATATTAAGGTTCCAG GAAAGAGCAGCTGGCCAAATTTGAAGACGTTACTTCTGCTGAGATTATGGTCTCTTATTTTTCCCTGCTCCGACTTCCGCCATGTCGTTGCAACTCCATTGCTTCTACTTATGTGCGAATATCTGATGCGGTGCCCTATACAATCTGGTCGAGATGTTGCTGTTGGTTCTTTCTTGTGTTCAATGGTGCTTGTG GTTACTAAAGAATCTAAAAAGTTCTGCCCTGAAGCAATTGGTTTTCTGCAATCTCTTTTGGTGACATCTCTTAAAGGAAAAGTGGGAACTCATCTGCACAATCAG TTTAATGATCAATTTATGGAGCTCAAGACTTCAAAACCATGGCTCAGTATCCATGATCAAGTGCATGAGGTGAATCCAGTGAATGTCCTAGAAATAGTTGGCATGGATCCTGACGCCCCTTATTTCTCATCTGATAACTTTAA GGCTGGTGTACTTTTATCTGTGGCAGAATGTTTAAGAGGTTTTGTTATTATACATGAAGGGCTATGCTCTTTCCCAGAAATCTTCCTTCCAATATCCTCTTTGCTGCAAGAAATTTTGGACAGATCTGAGTTGCCAGGCACGTTACAAGACATTTTCCATGAAATCATTGACTTGGTTAAAAAGAGAAGTGATGAACACCATGCTTCAAGAGAGCCCCTCCGAATGCGGAAGAAGAAGCCTGAACCAATCAAGCAATTGAATCCAAAATTTGAAGAAAA CTACATCAAGGGTCTTGATTATGATCCTGACCGAGAAAGGGCACAAATGAAAAAGATGAGGAAGCGTGTCAAGAGTGAGATGAAGGGGGCAAAGCGTGAGCTGCAAAAAGATAATTATTTCCTGGCTGCtgtgaaggagaaggagaggaggaagcGAGATGAAGAGAGAGCTGAGATGTATGGAAAAGCCATGGCTTTCCTTCAAGAACAGGAAAGTGCTTTCAAATCTGGACAGCTGGGGAAAGGAAAGGGCAGGAAAAGGAGGCGGTGA
- the LOC136471771 gene encoding uncharacterized protein isoform X1, translating into MAAAAGAGAGEKKKSKGKKKGKNGPAKVAMKARGAAAEERSNPFEAIWSRRKFDVLGKKRKGEERRVSRSRSEAIRKRENTLLKEFVESGKSSVFHDRRIGERDDTLPEFDKAILRQQRERLAKLKRESKYNLSDADEDEANVHNMISEKDDFDEEVPLDDGSDDEGKMVLSKKCLSLQSDDHPSVTDLPQETHQGQKSKKEVMTEIISKSKFYKAQRAKEREEDEHLVEKLDNDFASLAQTQALLSLTESAKVKVNKNDSSAGLTGKEIFNKAKPDTYEKLVKEMVMDQRARPSDRTKTPEEIAQEEKERLEKLEEERQKRMLGTADSSDEDDDNEDDKHMKLGNSKPISGDDLGDSFSVYESIGKKKGWVDEIYERECRKIGDDAAASDDGESDDENAGDDGADDEEDSEEDSSDNDFGNMSARDWEQSDDDEVDVGDDEMEDFKEKEQEINGKVVDKDAHNLKGESNVKPRVKDGSIPFVIDAPNDLKDLSSLLDGRSEAEIIEIISRIRTCNSIRLAAENRRKMQVFYGVLLQYFAILATESPVKFRIIDTLVKPLIEMSGETPYFAAICARERLIHTRTRLCEDIKVPGKSSWPNLKTLLLLRLWSLIFPCSDFRHVVATPLLLLMCEYLMRCPIQSGRDVAVGSFLCSMVLVVTKESKKFCPEAIGFLQSLLVTSLKGKVGTHLHNQFNDQFMELKTSKPWLSIHDQVHEVNPVNVLEIVGMDPDAPYFSSDNFKAGVLLSVAECLRGFVIIHEGLCSFPEIFLPISSLLQEILDRSELPGTLQDIFHEIIDLVKKRSDEHHASREPLRMRKKKPEPIKQLNPKFEENYIKGLDYDPDRERAQMKKMRKRVKSEMKGAKRELQKDNYFLAAVKEKERRKRDEERAEMYGKAMAFLQEQESAFKSGQLGKGKGRKRRR; encoded by the exons atggcggcggcggcgggggcgggggctggcgagaagaagaagagcaaaggaaagaagaaggGCAAGAACGGCCCGGCCAAGGTGGCCATGAAGGCTCGtggcgcggcggcggaggagcggAGCAACCCGTTCGAGGCCATCTGGTCGCGCCGCAAGTTCGACGTGCTCGGCAAGAAGCGCAAGGGCGAGGAGCGACGCGTATCGCGCTCCCGCTCCGAGGCCATCCGCAAG AGGGAGAACACGCTGCTCAAGGAGTTCGTGGAGAGCGGAAAGTCGTCCGTGTTCCACGACCGGCGTATCGGCGAGAGGGACGACACTCTGCCCGAGTTCGACAAGGCCATCCTTCGCCAGCAACGCGAGCGCTTG GCCAAGTTGAAACGAGAAAGCAAGTACAATCTATCTGATGCCGATGAAGACGAAGCCAATGTTCATAACATGATCTCGGAAAAGGATGATTTTGATGAGGAGGTGCCTCTCGATGATGGGAGCGATGATGAAG GTAAAATGGTCCTCTCAAAGAAGTGCTTATCTCTCCAAAGTGACGACCATCCTTCAGTGACTGATCTGCCACAAGAAACACAT CAGGGGCAGAAGAGCAAGAAGGAAGTTATGACGGAGATCATTTCAAAGAGTAAATTTTATAAG GCCCAAAGAGCCAAGGAGAGGGAAGAGGATGAACATCTTGTGGAAAAGTTAGACAATGATTTTGCATCATTGGCCCAGACACAGGCATTATTGTCCTTAACTGAGTCAGCTAAGGTCAAGGTGAACAAAAATGATTCAAGTGCTGGCTTGACGGGGAAGGAGATTTTTAACAAG GCAAAGCCAGATACATATGAAAAACTGGTGAAAGAAATGGTGATGGATCAACGTGCTCGGCCTTCTGATAGAACTAAAACCCCAGAGGAAATAGCACAAGAAGAGAAAGAACGTCTTGAGAAGTTGGAG GAGGAGCGCCAAAAAAGAATGCTTGGAACTGCTGATTCatctgatgaggatgatgacaacGAGGACGATAAGCACATGAAGCTAGGTAACTCAAAACCTATATCTGGAGATGATCTTGGTGATTCCTTCTCTGTGTATGAGTCAATAGGAAAGAAAAAGGGCTGGGTTGATGAAATTTAtgaaagggaatgtagaaagattgGTGATGATGCAGCAGCATCTGATGATGGAGAAAGCGATGATGAAAATGCTGGTGATGATGGggctgatgatgaagaagattctGAAGAGGACTCCAGTGACAATGACTTTGGTAATATGTCTGCTAGAGATTGGGagcaaagtgatgatgatgaggttgaTGTAGGAGATGATGAAATGGAGGATTTCAAAGAGAAGGAGCAAGAGATCAATGGCAAAGTGGTGGACAAGGATGCACACAATTTGAAAGGAGAATCTAATGTGAAACCACGAGTCAAGGATGGCAGTATTCCTTTTGTTATTGATGCACCAAATGACCTGAAAGATCTATCCTCTTTGCTAGATGGTCGTTCAGAAGCCGAAATAATTGAGATTATTAGTCGAATACGTACTTGCAATTCAATAAGGCTTGCAGCTGAAAACCGAAGGAAAATGCAA GTTTTCTATGGTGTTCTTCTGCAGTACTTTGCAATTTTAGCTACCGAAAGTCCAGTGAAGTTCAGAATAATTGACACACTTGTTAAGCCTTTAATTGAGATGAGTGGAGAAACTCCATATTTTGCTGCCATCTGTGCAAGAGAGCGACTTATTCATACACGTACGCGTCTATGCGAAGATATTAAGGTTCCAG GAAAGAGCAGCTGGCCAAATTTGAAGACGTTACTTCTGCTGAGATTATGGTCTCTTATTTTTCCCTGCTCCGACTTCCGCCATGTCGTTGCAACTCCATTGCTTCTACTTATGTGCGAATATCTGATGCGGTGCCCTATACAATCTGGTCGAGATGTTGCTGTTGGTTCTTTCTTGTGTTCAATGGTGCTTGTG GTTACTAAAGAATCTAAAAAGTTCTGCCCTGAAGCAATTGGTTTTCTGCAATCTCTTTTGGTGACATCTCTTAAAGGAAAAGTGGGAACTCATCTGCACAATCAG TTTAATGATCAATTTATGGAGCTCAAGACTTCAAAACCATGGCTCAGTATCCATGATCAAGTGCATGAGGTGAATCCAGTGAATGTCCTAGAAATAGTTGGCATGGATCCTGACGCCCCTTATTTCTCATCTGATAACTTTAA GGCTGGTGTACTTTTATCTGTGGCAGAATGTTTAAGAGGTTTTGTTATTATACATGAAGGGCTATGCTCTTTCCCAGAAATCTTCCTTCCAATATCCTCTTTGCTGCAAGAAATTTTGGACAGATCTGAGTTGCCAGGCACGTTACAAGACATTTTCCATGAAATCATTGACTTGGTTAAAAAGAGAAGTGATGAACACCATGCTTCAAGAGAGCCCCTCCGAATGCGGAAGAAGAAGCCTGAACCAATCAAGCAATTGAATCCAAAATTTGAAGAAAA CTACATCAAGGGTCTTGATTATGATCCTGACCGAGAAAGGGCACAAATGAAAAAGATGAGGAAGCGTGTCAAGAGTGAGATGAAGGGGGCAAAGCGTGAGCTGCAAAAAGATAATTATTTCCTGGCTGCtgtgaaggagaaggagaggaggaagcGAGATGAAGAGAGAGCTGAGATGTATGGAAAAGCCATGGCTTTCCTTCAAGAACAGGAAAGTGCTTTCAAATCTGGACAGCTGGGGAAAGGAAAGGGCAGGAAAAGGAGGCGGTGA
- the LOC136535751 gene encoding ACT domain-containing protein ACR4-like isoform X2: MSTMDEGYGPTWDSDDEYDNFIRKMNPPRIVVDNESSAEATIVRVDSANEYGILLEVIQVIIDLNLVISKAYITSDGGWFMDVFNVTDKEGKKIKDEATLSQIEDYIRKSLGADSRYIPSRRRSVDVAATADHNVIELTGTDRPGLLSEVSAVLASLKCNVVSAEIWTHNTRAAAVMRVTDEDTGLAVMDAERLERIREKLSYLLRGGNLSRGAAMALSSGTATTHTERRLHQMMLDDCDYEQLQRQAPGQSQRPNVTVRNWNDKDYSVVTIRCKDRSKLLFDTVCTLTDLQYVVFHANIDAKDNQAYQEFYVRHVNGSPMNTETERLRVIQCLEAAIERRVSEGVKLELCTNDKVGLLSEVTRIFRENSLTVTRAEVTTKGRMAVNTFYVRGSTGEDVDQKAIDSIRQAIGHSLQVKGQPDPQEAQKKESPTWFLFANLFRPRSLYSFGFMR, from the exons ATGTCCACCATGG ATGAAGGCTACGGCCCTACTTGGGACAGCGACGACGAATACGACAACTTCATACGTAAGATGAACCCGCCAAG GATCGTCGTCGACAATGAGTCCTCAGCAGAGGCCACAATTGTAAGG GTAGATAGCGCAAACGAATATGGGATACTGCTGGAAGTGATCCAGGTCATCATTGATCTCAACCTTGTCATAAGCAAGGCCTACATAACCTCGGATGGTGGATGGTTCATGGATG TCTTCAATGTGACCGATAAGGAAGGGAAGAAGATCAAAGATGAGGCAACCCTTTCACAGATCGAAGACTACATCAGAAAG TCCTTGGGTGCAGATTCAAGATACATTCCTTCCCGCCGGAGATCAGTAGACGTCGCCGCTACAGCTGACCACAATGTCATCGAACTAACAGGGACGGACAGGCCAGGCCTGCTCTCTGAAGTCAGTGCGGTGCTTGCCAGCCTCAAGTGCAATGTGGTCAGCGCTGAGATCTGGACCCACAACACCCGAGCTGCGGCCGTGATGCGGGTCACCGACGAGGACACCGGGCTGGCGGTCATGGACGCTGAGAGGCTGGAGAGGATCAGGGAGAAGCTGTCGTACCTGCTCCGTGGAGGCAATCTCTCCCGGGGCGCCGCCATGGCGTTGTCGTCAGGGACCGCCACCACACACACAGAGAGAAGGCTGCACCAGATGATGCTTGACGACTGTGACTATGAGCAGCTCCAGCGGCAAGCTCCAGGGCAGTCTCAGAGGCCTAATGTCACCGTGAGGAACTGGAACGACAAGGACTACTCGGTGGTGACCATCAGATGCAAGGATAGGTCCAAGCTTCTGTTCGACACGGTTTGCACTCTGACGGACCTGCAATATGTTGTTTTCCATGCCAACATTGATGCCAAGGACAATCAGGCATACCAG GAATTCTATGTAAGGCATGTGAATGGATCCCCAATGAACACTGAAACTGAGAGATTGCGAGTCATCCAATGCCTTGAAGCAGCCATTGAACGGAGGGTATCCGAG GGTGTGAAGCTTGAGCTGTGCACTAATGACAAGGTCGGGCTACTATCTGAGGTTACCCGCATCTTCCGCGAGAACAGCCTGACCGTCACAAGAGCAGAGGTGACCACGAAGGGCAGGATGGCTGTGAACACGTTCTACGTCCGCGGTTCCACAGGAGAGGATGTTGATCAGAAGGCAATAGACTCCATCAGGCAAGCCATAGGCCACAGCCTTCAGGTGAAAGGCCAGCCTGACCCACAGGAGGCGCAGAAGAAAGAGTCCCCCACATGGTTCCTCTTTGCCAACTTGTTTCGGCCAAGGTCTCTCTACAGTTTCGGGTTCATGCGCTGA
- the LOC136535751 gene encoding ACT domain-containing protein ACR4-like isoform X1 encodes MSTMAVSSSLPLLDGLRRHSSSSPLRCCCRVRLDEGYGPTWDSDDEYDNFIRKMNPPRIVVDNESSAEATIVRVDSANEYGILLEVIQVIIDLNLVISKAYITSDGGWFMDVFNVTDKEGKKIKDEATLSQIEDYIRKSLGADSRYIPSRRRSVDVAATADHNVIELTGTDRPGLLSEVSAVLASLKCNVVSAEIWTHNTRAAAVMRVTDEDTGLAVMDAERLERIREKLSYLLRGGNLSRGAAMALSSGTATTHTERRLHQMMLDDCDYEQLQRQAPGQSQRPNVTVRNWNDKDYSVVTIRCKDRSKLLFDTVCTLTDLQYVVFHANIDAKDNQAYQEFYVRHVNGSPMNTETERLRVIQCLEAAIERRVSEGVKLELCTNDKVGLLSEVTRIFRENSLTVTRAEVTTKGRMAVNTFYVRGSTGEDVDQKAIDSIRQAIGHSLQVKGQPDPQEAQKKESPTWFLFANLFRPRSLYSFGFMR; translated from the exons ATGTCCACCATGG CTGTTTCATCTTCCCTGCCGCTCCTGGACGGATTGCGGCGCCACTCCTCGTCTTCTCCTCTGCGCTGCTGCTGTAGGGTTCGGTTAG ATGAAGGCTACGGCCCTACTTGGGACAGCGACGACGAATACGACAACTTCATACGTAAGATGAACCCGCCAAG GATCGTCGTCGACAATGAGTCCTCAGCAGAGGCCACAATTGTAAGG GTAGATAGCGCAAACGAATATGGGATACTGCTGGAAGTGATCCAGGTCATCATTGATCTCAACCTTGTCATAAGCAAGGCCTACATAACCTCGGATGGTGGATGGTTCATGGATG TCTTCAATGTGACCGATAAGGAAGGGAAGAAGATCAAAGATGAGGCAACCCTTTCACAGATCGAAGACTACATCAGAAAG TCCTTGGGTGCAGATTCAAGATACATTCCTTCCCGCCGGAGATCAGTAGACGTCGCCGCTACAGCTGACCACAATGTCATCGAACTAACAGGGACGGACAGGCCAGGCCTGCTCTCTGAAGTCAGTGCGGTGCTTGCCAGCCTCAAGTGCAATGTGGTCAGCGCTGAGATCTGGACCCACAACACCCGAGCTGCGGCCGTGATGCGGGTCACCGACGAGGACACCGGGCTGGCGGTCATGGACGCTGAGAGGCTGGAGAGGATCAGGGAGAAGCTGTCGTACCTGCTCCGTGGAGGCAATCTCTCCCGGGGCGCCGCCATGGCGTTGTCGTCAGGGACCGCCACCACACACACAGAGAGAAGGCTGCACCAGATGATGCTTGACGACTGTGACTATGAGCAGCTCCAGCGGCAAGCTCCAGGGCAGTCTCAGAGGCCTAATGTCACCGTGAGGAACTGGAACGACAAGGACTACTCGGTGGTGACCATCAGATGCAAGGATAGGTCCAAGCTTCTGTTCGACACGGTTTGCACTCTGACGGACCTGCAATATGTTGTTTTCCATGCCAACATTGATGCCAAGGACAATCAGGCATACCAG GAATTCTATGTAAGGCATGTGAATGGATCCCCAATGAACACTGAAACTGAGAGATTGCGAGTCATCCAATGCCTTGAAGCAGCCATTGAACGGAGGGTATCCGAG GGTGTGAAGCTTGAGCTGTGCACTAATGACAAGGTCGGGCTACTATCTGAGGTTACCCGCATCTTCCGCGAGAACAGCCTGACCGTCACAAGAGCAGAGGTGACCACGAAGGGCAGGATGGCTGTGAACACGTTCTACGTCCGCGGTTCCACAGGAGAGGATGTTGATCAGAAGGCAATAGACTCCATCAGGCAAGCCATAGGCCACAGCCTTCAGGTGAAAGGCCAGCCTGACCCACAGGAGGCGCAGAAGAAAGAGTCCCCCACATGGTTCCTCTTTGCCAACTTGTTTCGGCCAAGGTCTCTCTACAGTTTCGGGTTCATGCGCTGA